The DNA sequence TCctgtgtatttgtatgtattatttcatGCTCTTTCAAGGCCACTAACTGGGTAAATCTCTTTCCACACAAGGAGCAGTGGTAGGTGCTATCCCCCCTTGTATGTGTCCTCTTATGCCTACTCAGGCCCCATAACttggtaaaactctttccacacaggGAGCATTTGtatggcttttctcctgtgtgggTCCTCTCATGCAATTTCAAGGTACCTAACCACCTAAAACTCTTTTCACAGTGGgaacagtggtaaggcttctctcctgtgtgtattctctcatgctgTTTCAGGCTCACTGACCCcctaaaactctttccacagtgggaacagtggtaaggcttttctcctgtgtgtattctctcatgtgtTTTCAGGCTCACTAACCACCTAAAACtttttccacactgggagcattggTAGGGCTTCTCTTCTCTATGCGTCCTCTCGTGCCTATTCAGGTCCCCTAActgggtaaaactctttccacagtgggAACATTGGAAAggtttttctcctgtgtgtgccCTCTCGTGCGTTTTCAGACTACCTAACCAGGTAAAAGTCAttccacattgggagcagtggtatGGCTTCTCTCCGGAGTGTATTCTCTTGT is a window from the Oncorhynchus keta strain PuntledgeMale-10-30-2019 chromosome 35, Oket_V2, whole genome shotgun sequence genome containing:
- the LOC118368732 gene encoding zinc finger protein 501-like, translating into MLTSPTMSSLNYSSPDKEEGVCLTEKDGIWLNIVVKDEKQEEDVTVKKEEVEAVAVKQEEETFRVKEEDVTVKEEEEEKEDAVFGVKTEGEITVTSEETGDRINTRERPDCHSDSEKSPSGEPDPETSKSAGRHHCSQCGKSFTLLWNLKIHKRIHSGEKPYHCSQCGMTFTWLGSLKTHERAHTGEKPFQCSHCGKSFTQLGDLNRHERTHREEKPYQCSQCGKSFRWLVSLKTHERIHTGEKPYHCSHCGKSFRGSVSLKQHERIHTGEKPYHCSHCEKSFRWLGTLKLHERTHTGEKPYKCSLCGKSFTKLWGLSRHKRTHTRGDSTYHCSLCGKRFTQLVALKEHEIIHTNTQEGKTYHCSHCGKTFSQSEALKSHERIERLCSDLCF